agtTAGAAACATAGTTCATAATCAATAAAATcttgtgggaaatatattcccttgtAACGGCTTAAACTAGTCACACGTAACGTTACGTCCGTTGTCAAGCGATCAACGGTTGAATCAACGACCACaactatttaataataataataaaaaatataagtttattACCAGACACAATTTAAAATGGTACAGCGATGGAAAAAAACACAGAAACATTATGGTGTAGGTAACTTAAACTATAGATTTTTTAGTGTTTGGTAAAAGGATACCAGTCTCAACATATGCTAGGTCAGCTGGTGACGCCCAGCGTTGATTTTCAGACTGTTCCCTCTGCCAAGCATTATCctaatattacaaattaatTGGTTGGAAAATTATGGTGCCATTTATTATGCATGTGCGGTATGCATGCAGCATTtagtagtgtgtgtgtgtatgtatgcattaattattttaaggttagtaaaacaaaaacaaaggaCAACTTTATATATGAATACGAATACCGCTTTAAGCAAGATGGTTGGCGATGCGTACTCCATACGTGCTGGATGAGTTTATTGAGTCATTTTCATACTGTTCAGCtgtaaatttatacatatttaaaagcaaAAAAGACTATTTAAAATTGACCAttcatatttttgttattttatttacttaaaaaataatcttcTAGTGCGTACCAATTCTATATGAACTATACTTTAGTGTGAATACCGCTTTAAGTAAGATGGGTGGCGATGCGTGCTCCATACGTGCTGGATGAGTTGTTGTTGTGTTATTTTCATACTGTTGAGGCTTGTAATACCTATACTTGCTTTTAGGTTGTAGGAATGGCAGGGAAAGGAAGCGGAATAAAATAGTCCTTTTTGTTCATGGATAAGTATATTTTCAATCAATACTTGATATTATACACATATACAAAAGTCACTCTTTATATTTTCAAACACGCAGCAGACACGAGTCATAGTGGACACAGCGAACTTCAAAATATCTCCATCTCTGTCCCTTCAATATTGAAAGAGCGGTAGATATGTAGATCTCATTGTACGAGAGGGTCTTTACTTGTAGTAGCAATGGCTACATTTTGAGGCTTCGTCCCATGCTTCTTCCGGTGACGACGTAGATTTGATTTATCACGGCATTTGTAATCGCAGTCGCTGCATGTATAATAAGGTTTCTCACCAGTGTGTATTTGTTGGTGAGCGAGAAAAGTCTCTTTTCGCCTGAATTTGTAATCGCAATAGCTACACGTATAAGGCTTCTCGCCTGTGTGTATTCTGAGGTGAATTTGTAAGTTTGCGTTATActtgcatttgtaatcacagtagctGCATTGAAAACGCTTCTCGTTAGCATGTATCAATTTGTGTTTCTGTAAATCAGATCTTTGCCCACTCTTGAAGTAGCAACGACTACATTGAAATGTTTTCTCCCTGGTGTGAATCATTTGGTGTATCATTAAGCAACTTTGCTGCGTGCTCTTGTAGTCACAATGACTACATTTGTACGGCTTTTCTCCGGTGTGTATTCTAATGTGACGTTGTAAGTGATCTTTTCTACGGgctttgtaatcacagtaagtACATCGATGCAAGGGCTTCTCTCCATGTTTCATCTCATGTTTTTGTAAGTCAGATTTCAACCAGCACTTGAAGTCGCATTGATTACACGTGTATGGTTTGTCTGCGGTGTGAATCCTTTGGTGTGTTCGTAAGTCTCCTTTCCGACTGCTCCTGTAGTCGCAGTTGCTGCACTTGTACGGCTTTTCTCCAGTGTGTTTTCTGATGTGACATATTAAGTGGGCTTTTTTACGGGTCTTGTATTCACAATAATCACATCGATGAAAAGGTTTCTCAACAGTGCGTGTCCTCTGGTGATGTCGCAGGTTTGATGTCGATAAGTTAATGCGTTGAATGTGTTTCCTTACAATAACCTTGGTTTTGAAACGTTTGCCACAGTGATCGCAGCTATATGGCTTGTCTTCATTAATAACAGTCGCGTCGCCGCGGAGGCGTTCGAGCACCACGGAACGAGCCGACCCCTCcaaacaaactaaaaaaaaaaaaaaaaaaaacgatttccaCGTTTCGGCTACAGAACCGCGTCTCTctgtgtctgtgtgtatgtacatgttcgcgataaactcaaaaactactaaacggattttcatgtggttttcacctatcaatagactGTTTTTTCAGGAAGGTTTAGttaatttgttatttgtttgtgtggcgaggtgataataataatacttattctgtggcaacCGCCTCCTGAGGACGTTGTCCGAACGTTTAGATTGCCGCCTCACAAATTACTGGGTAGAGGTGGTGATAGGAAGGGCTAAATAATCCATCTTGCCCCGTGTTCCTCTCTGCACGCATTGATGTCAATGTAGTAAATAGTTGTGTTTTCATGTAAGTACTAACATAGGATGTAAGCTTTTCTGATTAACTAACATAATATGGATCGAACggtctgaattaaaaaaaatatattaccgaCAACCGGTGTGAATTAGGGATATGGCTGGGCTGAATATggacaaaacataaaatatgatttacctgacaatttcttaaaaaatatcaaCACAAATGGTATCATGGAATAACACAAACTGTGCAggcatttttttaagaaattgacaggtaaatcatattttaagttatgtccctattcaccccagccatccctattcaccccgattGACGGTAGTTTTTTATATTCAAGTTATTGCTTACCCAACATCTCATCTCGTGTCTCCTCTTTATCCTCCATTTCTGTCTTTATTAGGACTTcatctaaaacaaaaataatcgtGGATCAACAATTCCCTGTTGTTCTTCTGTTCCGTTGTCTAGGGGACAATAGTGAAATAGTTTGTTAGATGAAatgttgatttaaactttcatgattttttctcattattattcacaacggcgggacttaatcgcgtaaaataagttttaaatttaactccgacgtttcgaggacggcgttgtcctcgaaacgtcgaatgtttaaaatttagttttatctaCCAAATCTTACCAAGTTCAGAtgtcataaatataaatatcatcatatcatacaacattacacaaattgactaagttccaccaggcgtggctcactccgcgatttcgtcgcgtcacTTTttgtacatgcggcccacaccaattttggtgtctagccttAGTACTTGCCGAGCACCattacggaacggacgcctgctcgcgcttgcgccacctagcggtcatatctgtcgtaatagacgtgTTTTTGTTAaggagtgaaccttctgtacctagtactattgtattgtattgtatttatttattgtatttcacatgtacattacaggttttacaagtacttaagagtacctatataggtaggtacacaaatgACACATGAAACCCTGATGgggctattatttattctgtcgtTCCACAAGTCCACAGTAAGCtctataaggcttgtgttgtggctaCTTAGCTTAGAtaacgatatatgtaatatataaatatttatattttcaaccaaaaggtaccacattgtcgcttgttgataaggttgatttctaactgaagctatatggaaatagcgccttactgacaagcgacaataagtacccttttggttgaaaatggcacatatatgtagcgtgctccaccgtagaccacatcatcacttaccatcaggtgggatcgtggtcaaacgcctgcctattcatcataaaaaaaatatatatatatataaatatttataaatactcatatacatataaacacccatgactcaagaacaaatattcatgttcattacacaaataaaccaggatttgaacccgggaccatcggctacataggcagggtcactacccactaggccagaccggtcattgtCATTTAAACCAAGTACTCACGTAACATCTCCCTAGGTATCTCATCTTCATCCAGCGTCTCTGGCTTAACCGGGGGCTCTTCATCTGAagcaaaaataaacatttataagaGCAGGCTAATCGTCCTCAGTTTAACTGAGCCAACTAGTTGAAGGCTTGGCTGCATTAGGCTGAATCTAGccagttgttttaaaatgagagtgtaactacgtttatatgaagaaacgagcttgctggggactcttaaggcggttccctgagccagaaggcgaaaaatctccttctatgatcatgtttttctaagaggcgttgatattcgtagacatggaaaaaatatttatttatttatttattatttgtaatgcaggcaggcagtttaaacaactaaTAAtccctgtatccagagtcataacccgagttctcagtgttgagtagaatttgctttgtgcttattttttgttatatgtagttcttgactatattatctttaataacatagcttccaaTACACGAATGAcccttcgctcgatacaattaattcccaaagtaacctctaactcggacttttaatcaaattattatgtgaataaacaaaaaaaaccggccaagtgcgagtcggactcgcgcaccgagggttccgtacttttttaatatttgttgttatagcggcaacagaaatacatcatctgtgaaaatttcaactgtctagctatcacggttcatgagatacagcctggtgacagacggacagcggagtcttagtgatagggtcccgtttttaccctttgggtacggaacccaaaaaagaagaaaaaaacaatcttaacttaaatagtaatttcatagctatTCAATTTCgatgtaaggtaacgtttttaaaataaataaaaatcgaccaagttcgatcaaaatggacacttggcgcgcatgatctttcccgttctttcttgcgaaatgtgacagtggcagcggcaaaccgatggaacggccttaagtaaaaatgttaaatataacCTTGTGGAGTTCAGTCTCAATACGAAttcaataattaaatgtaatagagtttttgtttcgttttatttgattttatagtGTTATAGAACGAAGTAACTATATTAAAAATCTAGAAAAATATGTAACAACATCAGAAAATTCACTGATCGAGTCCGAAGATGTCCAATCCCTAAGTAATAAATTGGAAATAATAATAGCAAAAAGTCTACAATCTACTAAAAAACCAAGCACTACCCAACACAGAGTTCTTACCAATCAAACACTTAGTCTAATTTCTAGACGACATGAACTATTGACCATGAAGCCAAGAACCAGAGAAATTAAAGAAGAATTAAAGGTgatattcaaacaaacaaataaggcAATCCGAAAAGACTATGATAGCCATAGACAATCAGTAATAGAAAGGAACATGTCAAAGTTCAGAAGCTCAAAGAGAGCTTTTAAAGAACTTGCTACTTGCAAAAATTGGATACAATCTTTGAATGATGAAAAGGGAGAAACTAGGGATAGAGATGATATAGTGAAACATGCCACAACTTTCTATGCTGGACTTTACAAAAAACCATTACAGGAGGAAGAAATTAACTATAACtgtaataaagaaaatacttCAGAAACAATCCCAGAGCAAATAACTATAAATGAGAtcctaaaacatataaaaaagatAGAGAGTTGTTAAAATACAGTGGATTccttcccacgtagggttagtaGGAAACGAGGCAGTAGATAAGCTTGCTAAAACCGCTGTAATGGATGGCTCTGTACTCGATTCTATACCATATTCAAGTGAAGTAATTcccagaattaaaaaaagatgtttacagaaatgggaataccattttggagaacaagctttatcaaggggtgttggaatctggtacagaacaattcaagatagacccttgtggataccctggtttgattctgccaacctctctagaaaagtgttagtctcagctttccgagtccggtccggacacatccctacaaacaaatttctgtgcatgatgggtgttaaatcgtcaccactgtgtgcaaactgtcagaagactgatgacttgtctcacgtgttgttggaatgcgtccggaattcggacttgagaaaaagaatttttggtagtctgggctccatgcacaatggacagatcaattgttggttgtcagaacctatatcggacaaagcaatcagtgtttaccattttattgacctctcccttgagtagggaactatgatagcacccatgaggctgacatgttcacctagagtgtccaaagcctccataaaaaccagatgaaaaaaaaaaaaaaaaaacataaaaaaattaaaacctgaGAAAAGCCCAGGAGCAGACAGCATCTCGAATGAAGCCCTAAAAATAGGTGCtccaattttaataacatatcTAGTAAAACTGTTCAACCTAGTTTTGAAAAACAAGGAAGTACCAAACCAGTGGTGTGAATCCAACATAACACTACTCTACAAGAAAGGGAACCCGCTTGACATCAGCAACTACAGACCTATAAGCCTACTATCAACAATATATAAACTCTTCTCATCAataattctgagtagaataGCTCCAAACATCGACAGAAATCAACCGGTTGAACAGGCAGGATTCAGATCACACTATTCTACAACCGACCACATCCACACCATGGAACaggttattgaaaaatataaagaatttaATAGGCCACTATATATAGCTTTTGTGGACTACTCGAAAGCTTTCGATAGTATAACACAGTCATCTATATTGCTTgccctaaaaaacaataatatcaacaacacatatatagacataataaagaatatttattcaaaaagcaCAAGCAGAGTTAAACTAGAAAGGCAAGGCGAACCATTCACAATTGGGAGAGGAGTGAGACAAGGCGACCCACTCTCTCCAAAACTATTTATAGCGGTTCTGATATTTTCAAGAAAATGGACTGGAATCGAAAAGGAATatggatatcaaacaaaaaactaaCGCATTTAAGATTTGCTGATGACATAGCCATCTTTAGTGAATCAGCAAAAGACATGGAAAAAATGCTACAAGAACTGGACTTTGAAAGCAAAAAAATCGGCCTGCACATGAATGCatctaaaactaaaatcatgTCCAACTACAACAAGAAGACTATCAAAATAGAGGAAAAACCCATAGATTATGTGGAAGACTATGTAGATCTGGGAAAATTAGTATCTTTCGCAACAAccagtaatgaaaatgaaattgatagAAGAATAAACACAACCTGGAAGAAATACTGGGCACAAAAAGAAATTCTCAAAGGCAATTACAATCTTAACATGAAAAAGATCATAATGGACTCCTGCATTCTTCCTAGTTTGACATATGCATGCCAAACATGGGTTTACACGGAAAGAGCGAAGAACAAAATTCTATCTTGCCAGCatgcaatggaaagaagtattttaaatttaagaagaatataaaaaacaagaaatatagaCATAACCCATAGATTATGTGGAAGACTATGTATATCTGGGAAAATTAGTATCTTTCGCAACAAccagtaatgaaaatgaaattgatagAAGAATAAACACAACCTGGAAGAAATACTGGGCACAAAAAGAAATTCTCAAAGGCAATTACAATCTTAACATGAAAAAGATCATAATGGACTCCTGCATTCTTCCTAGTTTGACATATGCATGCCAAACATGGGTTTACACGGAAAGAGCGAAGAACAAAATTCTATCTTGCCAGCatgcaatggaaagaagtattttaaatttaagaagaatacaaaaaacaagaaatatagaCATAACCCATAGATTATGTGGAAGACTATGTATATCTGGGAAAATTAGTATCTTTCGCAACAAccagtaatgaaaatgaaattgatagAAGAATAAACACAACCTGGAAGAAATACTGGGCACAAAAAGAAATTCTCAAAGGCAATTACAATCTTAACATGAAAAAGATCATAATGGACTCCTGCATTCTTCCTAGTTTGACATATGCATGCCAAACATGGGTTTACACGGAAAGAGCGAAGAACAAAATTCTATCTTGCCAGCatgcaatggaaagaagtattttaaatttaagaagaatacaaaaaacaagaaatatagacatccgcaagagaacaaaaataacagatgccctgcagtttagtctgaaacaaaagtggaggtgggcaggtcatgtagcaagatatcaggatcaaaggtggacaaatcttgtaacaaaatggccaggcccagctggaaagagaagagcgggaaggcaaagaaaaagatgggcagatgacattgtacaggctgcgggaaaaaaatggatggatgttgccaccgacaaagagaggtggagacagatggaggaggcttatacccttggggaccactaatgtgggataaagctaaataataataataatttgattttataataaaatatattaaaatcccatctttttttaaacgtcatagtcctagaggcctcttgttcatttttttccacataataaatatttgctgtacGAAACTTACGGAAAACTGtacggaacttatgtacgaaatatcatttgatatttactaccagtcgcttttcggtgaaggaaaacatcgtgaggaaaccggactaatcccaacaaggccttagtttcccctctgggttggaaagtcagatggcagtcgctttcgtaaaaactagtgcctacgccaattcttgggattagttgccaagcggaccccaggctcccatgagccgtggcaaaatgccgggacaacgcgaggaagacgatgaataaatatttgctgtcagtcctgaacCGACTATTTAGATCTCTATGGAATGTCAGAATACTCTgcgcgagcattcaaatttgaaagcgggggcATCTAAaaattttgtaccgaaatatgtgtatcggtgtttattactatagtaacttacttaatgctgggactgaagggtgaattttattatgtacaaaatttggtaccgcaggatATATTGACATGTGGGTAGATTAGGAGATCTGCGGGTACCCTCAGTTCGGTTCTAGCTAGCAAGCCATCACGTACGTAACACTATTATTATCAATTCAAATTGGACTGTCAATTTTCTTGTATAGTTGACCGCTAGAGGATAAACTAGGTAGTTTTTGTCCCAAAACTCGGCTACCTTTTACTAGAAAATCATTGCACGGTTTTTTTATCAACCATCTGACACTGGTAGacctataaattaaattaaattaaattaaatattcgtttatttcaggcctggggcccataaaaatgttgttagtaaCAATGCCTTACTCTATATTAGTATTTACAAcaagtaataacaattaaatccttattgattaaaagaaaatgcaaataaatactacaaaaatttataattacaaaaataataataataattcacaaaataaaaatttacacaagCCCAAGCATTATTTGCCTCCATTTGTCATAAATGGGGCAGTCAAATAGATTTGCCATAAGTTATTAAGTTTAAGTGTGGACCTAAGTCTAATTacggggcggtgcagactctgtatggggGCAGAGGAGAGGCCCTtgcacatcctcacagagtgcccctgcctaatggGTACTCGTGACTTAATCCTGGGTGGACATTtgttgcgcccggaggagtcaAAGTCTCTCGAgatcaaaaagatcctgcagctgtttgaagttggcgatcacaatagtaggtggcgatcacaatagatcagagatggtcgcagtgatacataggctttgGAGCCCTACATAGCCCCTAACACAAAGAAGAAGTCTAATAACAGCTTTTTACATTATTCTGATACTCACTCAATAAAGGGTCCTCACTTGCCCCATCTTCGTCCTGCATTTCCAGCTTAACTGCAGGTTCTtctaaaacaaacataattataaaatcacatcacctttttttttcaagattTAAAATATTCTTATTTAAGTATGTTTCACTTAGCAACTGTTATGTTCAAACAGTGATTTTAACATAGCCAAATAACAGCTCTATTGGGCAGGGCTcagaaccggttttttttaaatcccaaaatagcccaatatttttaattcttttatgctctttacgtaggactgactcatgtatttaggtaacaacatcccattaaaaacgaaataataaaccaaagaacgaaaaagaatgTAATagtaccggtattttttgtatgaagaaaaaaccagTTCCGAGCCTTGCTATTGGGCAGTTGACCCCTAGCTTTTGCTTGTGTATAAGGTGCAGCATTGTATAATCAAAGTGTGATTGTAACATTGTTATTTATTGAACAGTTCTACAGAACTTAAATGGAATAAGCGGTATGCTACCTTTGACACTCGCTCCCTGCAGCAGTGCCTGTAGCTCCGCCTGGATGCTTTGCACTTGCAGCTTGAAGTCGCTCGCGTCTCGCAGGCGGCCCACACACGCCGAGCAGATGCCGCACGAGCCCGAGCCAACCACTACCAGCTGCACATTCAATTAAGGAAAGACATCAGAAAAAAAGCACTTCGCATTCCCTTTACACAATTATAACGTCACCAATAGTTACTCACATGTATATTGAAGCACTGGTTGATCATGTCGGCATATATCTCCGTTTTGTCGAGATGTGTGTACGGCGTCGTCAGGTCCTTGTCCGGAGGACACCGCAAGCAGCAGCGACACGCTTGCATTAAGTCCATCACGGCAACCGTGCGGTGCGCAAGAAAGTTCTAATGGTGACAATGGTCCCAAAAGTAATGCa
This DNA window, taken from Cydia strobilella chromosome 21, ilCydStro3.1, whole genome shotgun sequence, encodes the following:
- the LOC134750971 gene encoding zinc finger protein 501-like isoform X2; the encoded protein is MDLMQACRCCLRCPPDKDLTTPYTHLDKTEIYADMINQCFNIHLVVVGSGSCGICSACVGRLRDASDFKLQVQSIQAELQALLQGASVKEEPAVKLEMQDEDGASEDPLLNEEPPVKPETLDEDEIPREMLHEVLIKTEMEDKEETRDEMLVCLEGSARSVVLERLRGDATVINEDKPYSCDHCGKRFKTKVIVRKHIQRINLSTSNLRHHQRTRTVEKPFHRCDYCEYKTRKKAHLICHIRKHTGEKPYKCSNCDYRSSRKGDLRTHQRIHTADKPYTCNQCDFKCWLKSDLQKHEMKHGEKPLHRCTYCDYKARRKDHLQRHIRIHTGEKPYKCSHCDYKSTQQSCLMIHQMIHTREKTFQCSRCYFKSGQRSDLQKHKLIHANEKRFQCSYCDYKCKYNANLQIHLRIHTGEKPYTCSYCDYKFRRKETFLAHQQIHTGEKPYYTCSDCDYKCRDKSNLRRHRKKHGTKPQNVAIATTSKDPLVQ